One Salvia splendens isolate huo1 chromosome 22, SspV2, whole genome shotgun sequence DNA segment encodes these proteins:
- the LOC121787844 gene encoding transcription factor bHLH96-like: MAMEAVIYQQDPFIYGYTDYNYNTELAEFGIEEKVNVDKSRGKRRRSKPSMNKEELETKRMTHIAIERNRRRQMNDYLAVLRSLMPPSYAQRGDQASIVGGAVNFVKELEHLLQLSTLPQLCTRSSSSNSCITANVATERRSSIADIEVTMMEGHASIKILAKKNPKQLLKLVAGFQSICLNILHLSITTLDQSVLYSFSVKVEDECQLISVNEIATAIQEMIGRIQPESTFLA; the protein is encoded by the exons atgGCTATGGAAGCAGTGATTTACCAGCAAGATCCATTCATCTATGGCTACACAGATTACAACTACAACACTGAATTGGCTGAGTTTGGCATTGAAGAAAAGGTCAATGTTGATAAGAGCCGCGGTAAGAGGCGGCGGAGCAAGCCATCGATGAACAAGGAGGAGCTCGAGACGAAGAGGATGACTCACATCGCCATAGAGAGGAATCGCCGCCGCCAGATGAACGACTACCTCGCCGTCCTCCGCTCCTTGATGCCTCCTTCCTATGCTCAAAGG GGAGATCAAGCATCAATAGTCGGTGGTGCTGTCAATTTTGTGAAAGAACTCGAACATCTACTCCAACTCTCCACTCTTCCTCAATTATGCACAAGGAGTTCAAGTAGCAACTCTTGTATCACGGCGAACGTCGCGACAGAGAGGAGGTCGAGCATTGCGGATATCGAGGTGACGATGATGGAGGGTCATGCAAGCATCAAGATCCTAGCAAAGAAAAACCCTAAGCAACTCCTCAAATTGGTGGCCGGATTTCAATCCATTTGTCTCAACATTCTCCATCTTAGCATCACAACCCTTGATCAATCGGTTCTATACTCTTTCAGTGTTAAG GTAGAAGATGAATGCCAGCTCATCTCAGTGAATGAGATAGCCACAGCAATACAAGAGATGATTGGAAGGATCCAACCAGAATCTACCTTTTTAGCTTAG